A window from Pseudomonas kribbensis encodes these proteins:
- the mnmH gene encoding tRNA 2-selenouridine(34) synthase MnmH: MLRDCTDYRDIFLNDRPLMDARAPVEFHKGAFPGAVNLPLMNDLERQKVGTCYKQHGQQAAIELGHHLVSGAVKAERIEAWAEFARAHPDGYLYCFRGGLRSQITQQWLKSEAGIDYPRIGGGYKALRNFLIDTLEQAVNQCDFVLLGGMTGTGKTELLVQLRNGLDLEGHANHRGSSFGKRATGQPSNIDFENRLAIDLLKKRDAGIDQFVLEDESRVVGSCALPLPLYQGMQQYPMVWLEDSFEDRVQRILRDYVVDLSAEFSAVHGEQGFVLFSERLLESLNNVQKRLGGERHRRMLLLMEDALAEQGRSGSVDLHQGWIEGLLREYYDPMYVFQREKKGARIEFAGEQKAVLEYLHDRLNQKA; encoded by the coding sequence ATGCTCCGCGACTGCACCGATTACCGCGACATTTTCCTCAACGACCGGCCGCTGATGGATGCCCGTGCGCCGGTCGAGTTTCACAAGGGCGCGTTCCCCGGGGCGGTCAATCTGCCGCTGATGAATGACCTCGAACGGCAAAAGGTCGGCACCTGCTACAAACAGCATGGTCAGCAGGCCGCCATCGAACTGGGCCACCATCTGGTGTCCGGCGCGGTGAAGGCCGAACGCATCGAGGCCTGGGCCGAATTCGCCCGGGCCCATCCTGACGGTTATCTCTATTGCTTTCGCGGTGGCCTGCGCTCGCAGATCACCCAGCAGTGGCTCAAGAGCGAGGCCGGGATCGACTATCCGCGCATCGGTGGCGGTTACAAGGCCCTGCGCAACTTCCTGATCGACACCCTCGAACAAGCGGTGAACCAGTGTGATTTCGTGCTGCTGGGCGGCATGACCGGCACTGGCAAGACCGAACTGCTGGTGCAGTTGCGTAACGGTCTGGATCTGGAAGGCCACGCCAACCATCGCGGCTCCAGCTTCGGCAAGCGCGCCACCGGCCAGCCATCGAACATCGACTTCGAAAACCGCCTGGCCATCGACCTTCTCAAGAAACGCGACGCCGGTATCGACCAGTTCGTCCTCGAAGACGAGAGCCGGGTGGTAGGCAGTTGCGCGCTGCCGCTGCCGTTGTATCAGGGCATGCAGCAGTACCCGATGGTCTGGCTGGAGGACAGCTTCGAGGATCGGGTGCAGCGGATCCTGCGTGATTACGTGGTGGACCTGTCGGCCGAGTTTTCGGCGGTGCATGGCGAGCAGGGTTTCGTGCTGTTCTCTGAACGCTTGCTCGAGAGCCTGAACAATGTGCAGAAACGTCTGGGCGGCGAACGCCACCGGCGAATGCTGTTGTTGATGGAAGACGCACTGGCCGAGCAGGGGCGCAGTGGTTCGGTGGACTTGCACCAGGGCTGGATCGAAGGCTTGCTGCGTGAGTATTACGACCCGATGTATGTGTTCCAGCGCGAGAAGAAGGGTGCGCGGATCGAGTTTGCCGGGGAGCAGAAAGCAGTCCTTGAATATCTGCACGATCGCCTGAATCAGAAGGCTTGA
- the selD gene encoding selenide, water dikinase SelD, translating into MSEPIRLTQYSHGAGCGCKISPQVLEVILAGSGAQNLDPKLWVGNASRDDAAVYEIDAERGVVSTTDFFMPIVDDPFDFGRIAATNAISDIYAMGGDPLMAIAILGWPVNVLAPEVAREVIRGGRAVCDAAGIPLAGGHSIDAPEPIFGLAVTGLVEKRFMKRNDTATAGCLLYLTKPLGIGILTTAEKKGKLRNADIGVARDWMCTLNKPGSRFGKLSGVTAMTDVTGFGLLGHLVEMADGSHLTARIAYDRVPRLDSVEYYLDQGCVPGGTLRNFDSYSSKLGRVQELHKRVLCDPQTSGGLLLAVTPEGNAEFLAVAAELGLNLAPIGELVERQTHAVEVI; encoded by the coding sequence ATGAGCGAACCCATCCGTCTGACCCAATACAGCCACGGTGCCGGTTGCGGCTGCAAGATTTCGCCGCAGGTGCTGGAAGTGATCCTTGCCGGCAGCGGCGCGCAGAACCTCGACCCGAAACTGTGGGTCGGCAACGCCTCGCGCGATGACGCGGCGGTGTATGAAATCGATGCCGAACGCGGTGTGGTGTCGACCACCGACTTCTTCATGCCGATCGTCGATGACCCGTTCGACTTCGGCCGTATCGCCGCGACCAATGCGATCAGCGATATCTACGCCATGGGCGGTGACCCGTTGATGGCCATTGCCATCCTCGGCTGGCCGGTGAACGTACTGGCGCCGGAAGTGGCGCGGGAAGTGATTCGCGGTGGTCGTGCGGTGTGCGACGCGGCGGGTATTCCGTTGGCCGGTGGCCATTCGATCGATGCGCCGGAACCGATCTTCGGTCTGGCCGTCACCGGTCTGGTGGAAAAGCGCTTCATGAAGCGCAACGACACCGCCACCGCCGGATGCCTGCTGTACCTGACCAAACCGCTGGGCATCGGCATCCTCACCACCGCGGAAAAGAAGGGCAAGCTGCGTAACGCCGACATTGGCGTGGCCCGGGACTGGATGTGCACGCTGAACAAACCCGGCAGCCGTTTCGGCAAGTTGTCCGGAGTGACCGCGATGACCGACGTCACCGGTTTCGGCCTGCTCGGGCATCTAGTGGAAATGGCCGACGGCAGCCACCTCACCGCGCGCATCGCCTATGACCGCGTGCCGCGTCTGGACAGCGTCGAGTACTACCTCGATCAGGGCTGCGTACCCGGCGGCACCTTGCGCAATTTCGACAGCTATTCAAGCAAGCTCGGACGCGTGCAGGAACTGCACAAGCGGGTGCTGTGCGATCCGCAGACCAGCGGCGGCCTGCTGCTGGCCGTGACCCCGGAAGGCAACGCCGAATTCCTCGCGGTAGCCGCAGAGCTGGGCCTGAACCTGGCGCCGATCGGCGAGCTGGTCGAGCGACAGACCCACGCAGTCGAGGTGATTTGA